A stretch of the Cucurbita pepo subsp. pepo cultivar mu-cu-16 chromosome LG16, ASM280686v2, whole genome shotgun sequence genome encodes the following:
- the LOC111777023 gene encoding uncharacterized protein LOC111777023, producing the protein MTVTNTTIPTAITATTTITTTNPTISKDHIFKYDPPNSTTPAHSVYQLPNMRSFVNCDLGKAKMLANSTQGSTENGFEFELKHQNPYYFACGEANGFHCQTGSMKFTLTPILQG; encoded by the exons ATGACGGTCACGAACACCACCATCCCGACAGCAATcaccgccaccaccaccatcaccaccaccaacCCCACCATCTCGAAAGATCATA TATTCAAATACGATCCTCCAAACAGTACAACTCCGGCTCACAGTGTATATCAGCTCCCAAACATGAGAAGCTTCGTCAACTGTGATTTGGGAAAGGCCAAAATGCTTGCAAATTCAACACAAGGAAGTACTGAAAATGGCTTTGAATTTGAGCTCAAACACCAAAATCCTTACTACTTTGCTTGTGGAGAAGCCAATGGCTTCCATTGCCAAACTGGATCCATGAAGTTCACCCTAACACCAATACTTCAAGGTTGA